A window of Fusarium musae strain F31 chromosome 1, whole genome shotgun sequence genomic DNA:
AGAGTTCGGAACAACAGCAAACGAAACCCTCTCTGAACGACTTAGTAAGGCCTCATTCCTCATAATCCACATTTGGCCCACCCACGGCAACATAGACGCCAGTGGCAGTATTCAAGACGGAATCCAGCCAGCTGTCCAAGTGCCACACCATACCGTCCTTGGTCAGAGACGAGTGACTAACGCGGAGACGCAATTATGACCGCACTCGAAATCAATCCCGCTGATGGCCATCATCATAGCTGGTGCACTCTGGAATCCAGCATGAGCGAAATCAATGGCCCGCTGGGATGGCCACCCAGGTGACAGTTGCGTCGCGAAGGTCCGTGTCAGGTCCAGCTTCGACGTGAAGCTGAAACTTGAATGGAATGACATCAGTTACGTACGTCTTGACACGCTATGGCGAGTCCTTGCCGAGGCTAAGTCCAGAGAACCACGCTTCTAGCCAGGAGCATGCCGCCGAGTAGACATTGGACCCAGTACCGGGAGTTATCCCAACAGTGAAGTGGTCCACTGACACATCTTCAGCCGTAGCCTTGACGCAAATATCAGTTTTGTAGTCCAAATCTAGCCAACTGCGACTTGAGGTGGTTCAATGTAAGACGGCTCAAAAGCCATATCCTGTTGAACAGGGTCGGAGCTAAAGGTGTCGAACGGTCGCACCTCTGTTTTTCTCGCAGAATTGTCAGTCATATCTTACACAATCCTTATTGCGAACATTGGATACCAGGAAAAGCTACGAGGAAAGTACTTACGTAGCGTACTGAATTGGCCAATGTCACTCGACCAAGGAAGATAGGTATTGGCAATCCatttcttgtctctctcGGGTAATCTGGTATTGCTCTTTGTGCCACCAGAGACAGTGTTCTTGAACCAGCGTGCAGGATATTCGTATAGCATGATAGAATCGGCGTCGAATGAACTAGTGCTAACTTCGCTACTCTCAAGTCGTTTGATCACATTGTGGTCGGTCGGGGCGCGGGACCAGCTGTTGGGTGGTTTGCTGAGCTCCTCATAGATAAGATCTTTATTCCACTCGAAATCCTCAAGTGGAGATTCTGTTCATACCATAGCAGTTACGACTTGTTTGTTTCACCAATCGGAAAATATACATACGATGCTCATGTTCACAACCCAGCACGCGGCCAAATTCATGAAGGACCTTTCGACGAATGAACTCTTCAGAATGCCTCAGGTTGATGTCGAGGTTCATCGTCCTTTTCTCCTGGTTGTTCTCCGAGAGAGCATCGGTGCCAACACAAGAGCTTGACCCTCCCCCTTGCTTAAAGTCGATGCGAATGTCTGCCTTGGAAGCGTCCATGGGGACTTGATGTTGCTCTCTGTCAAGATCAGCAAGTTCAGTGCCGGCCAAAGGCTAAGCAGGAACCAAACCCCGCAAGTACTACAAAGTTCAAGGCGAGGAAAAGTGTCTTCTCCCCTAAGCAGACTTCGGTGAATGAAGATATGTCGAAACTCATGTCGGTCGAAACCAACGTCAGCCTGGGTATTGACGAGTCATACCCGGCATTCCACTATCCCGATCCTATAGTCTCGACAATCACCGACTTTAACACACCAGTCAGTGGCTTCACCACGGTAGTAAGCTCATACAAAGAGTCACATAGGCCTGAAATCAAGCATGGACCGGCGCGGGTAGTGGAATCGCTGAATCGATTGAGGTCAGCAGTGTTAAAGGCATTATAGATTTCAGGACTATGCCTATTCAATAAGCAGAAAAGACTATGCGGTTGGCTCCAATTACCGAAAGATAGTGAATCAAGCAACTTCCTAGAGGCAAATGCCACGAAAGTCGTTGGACAATCGAGTGAACAGCCCTTAGGCGTGAGAGGCACCTCTATGGATCCATTGCCTGAATACAACGAGTTACTGGAGCTGGTAGCAGTCTGCAGACGCAAGTTCGCGGTCAGCAACTTCGGGCAGGGTACACTTGGAAGAGCACTATGCTATTTTATGTGAAGAATGGATTGATGAGGTTGCTTGTGGATATGTGCGAAAGAAGATTTGGGAAGAGCAAGATGTGGAAGATGTTGACATGATACTTGGCTAGATATGGCTAATGACTTTATCCAATAGATAGCAAGAGAGCAATGAGTAGGTTACCTTCTAGCGGTTTTGCAAATTAAAATGAGGCTGCATTGAGTCGGGCAAAGAGGCACTCGTGACTTGGCGTTTAAGGATGATGGATGCCGTAGATTCAGGCCATGTGCGCGTCAACTTGCACCTTGTCAAGCAGTCCAGATGCGATACGATATGATAGGTAGGTGGCAAGGCCAGTGGTTTTTAGGGTAAGACATTTAGACAGATGCGAGACATGTGGCTTCGGTAGGGTGGTAATGCAGTGTGTGATATGTTTGCGTAATCCTCTTACGCAGTAATCAAGTGTACTCTTGGTGCGTCTAAAACTGGATGACATCGAATCTCTACTTGACCAGTAAGTCCGAAAGGCCTCAGTTTCTTGATAGGCCTATTGGAGGACCAAATGTTCAACGTCTTGCCTCCAGCGGGCAAACTTGACTTTGGTCGGGGATCAGCTTTTTTTGGTGTAAGCCATTCCGCTGTTTTCCCCtaaccccccccccccccccccaacaAGGCTCCAGTAGCTAAAGCGAGGTATAGACACGCTCTGGGGTAATTGTGTAGCCAAAGACAGAGAGCACATACGAAAGGATGTGTAGTAACGCCGCATGGGGACCGTTCGTGCTGTAGAAGAACAAAATAAATGAAAACCACTTTGATAGCGCCGTAGTTCAATGGATGACCATTATTCTTTGTCGTAGGCTCGATACTAGAGGCATGACGGTGTCCTCGATCCTGCAGGGGCGCCGATCCATTTAACGTCTACGTGCTAATCTGCTTGAAGAAACATCCTGTACTATTATAGGCTGTAGGCTGTCAGATGATGAGATCGGATGCCATGGAGCACTGCTGGGTTTTGCGTGCACCGTTCCATTAGATTACTAATGCAGGTAGCTATTACATCAGGTCACGCCAATAAATGCAAACCTCCCTTTATATATTCATACATCCATCGTGTCGACGACATCAACCTTCCTCGTATTCGAGCGCCTAGAACTCTTGCCAGGTGGATACATTGATACGATCGCTCACCATCATCCCACACGTAATGCGGCTGAGAGACCTTTGCAATGCCTTAGGCTGATGGAGTTTAGGCAAACCGGGGGGGCATACCATGGAGCTAAGTGGGACAGGGAGAAAGCATATCTTGTAGCGTAACgggctggggctgggggAAATAGAAGCAATACAAATAGTGAGGATATGCAAGTGTCGATTGCCGATGCTCGCTTAGACGATCCGGACATGGAAGTCAGATGGAGCCTTAGACGGCTCGCGGCTTCGGAGGTTTGCGCGAGGGTGGAGCGCGGCGATGCCCTGGACGCCCTGGACGCCCACTTGCATCCCGGTTTCATTCTCAGTCTTGAGTCTTAATTGGGCTAGCTTAAACCTGTCAATAAGACGTAATGCCTGATTGCACTGTAGACGCCGTGCATCAGGCAAAGAAGCTCAGcctctctgcctcttcagGCCGACCACTTTTGTCATTTGGTTGGAGTAGCGACCTCAGTTCAATATATTTTTTGCGAAGCAATTAATGAGCGGCAAGACGGCGTGCCACGTTGCGTTCTCTTCTACCTCGACGTTGATAAACTCGTCTTCCGCATCGCCAGGATCTATCGGCTCAGCGTGAACCTCGCTGTCGATCAAATGTCTTGGCTTCCTAGGACTCTCGTTTGTTGATTCAGCCGTGCCCCGCATGATAGTGGAGCTGTTGTTGGTTCTTTCATCAGGCTGAGGAGCCAAGGTTTTATCCTCTTGTCGTTGCCCAATCGGCCAGTGGCCAATTTCTCAAAGAATCCAGAATGAACTGATGTCAGGGTTAACTCCAACGCCACAGTTTGCACAGACTGTGACAAACAAGTCGAAAGCTGAACTTCACGGACCATCTCCACAAAAGGAACAAACTTGATTGGGCTGCATTCGTCGAAAGGGTTGCGACTGTGTGCAATTGCAAGGATGGGCTGCCAGGCGATGCTGATCTGCTTAGCACTCTCTGTGAAGGGCGCAGGGTTATGATAAAGCGCTAAACATGCCAGGGGCCCTGGGCCTTGCAACCACGTGCCACCGTTTTTTGTTCAACCCGTTTTGTCCAACCCTCCAAGTCCATATACAAGAGTAGAACTTCGTCGGTCTAAACCACCGCAAGAAGGTGGTTCAGGATCACCTAATAGAAAGGGTCTTCCCCGGAATACAGGTAAGAGACTTACTGGTTCTCTTTCTCTGTGAAGGGCAATGCAATCACTACAGCCGATAAGCGACAAGATAGAGAGCTCCAAACCACGAAGTGATTATTGAGGCTCTCGAGCTGTATCTTGAGGCTGACTCTAAACTTTAACTTTCTTGAGGATATCCACTCTGATTTGATGTGGGTCACCTGTATGTGAGGTCTTTCCATTAGATGGTTTCGCAATGCTAGAATACGGGTTGGTTCATCACGTCCGGAAGGGGGACCAACAATGTGATTCAGCTGGACAATGGAAGTGAGATTAACATTTCGGCGGCGCTTTAAAATCAGGGAGTCCGCTTCGCAGTGAAGGAACAAGACGTGTATTTACCAGCTTATCTTGTATTCTGGTCAACCCTTTCCTGGCCACTCTTTCACTCTTCCTGACACCACTGGCGATATGGTTCCTCCAGCCTCTGCCTTGATGCCCACCGGGTATATGCCAATTGACACAGTCGAAGATGCCCGTGCAGTTGTCACTCAGTGTATCAATGGAGATCTACAGCTGGTTACCCACGACCCGGATATTCGAGAAGCTGCTCTATTCTTATGGCAGAACGcagtctttgtctttgaagttATGGGCCAAGTGTCCGGTCCACCCACATTCTTTGAGGAATCCGAACCCAGATTTTGCATCACAGATATCCCGATTGACACTCGATCCAATCTCAGACTGAAATCTATAACAGTCGTGGTGAACGGTCGAAGATACTGCGTGCTTGTGACTTGCAACTCGCAGAACATGGCGAATTCGAATATGCAGCCCAGACAAGAGAACCATCGTGGGCATCCTGATTCGCAAATGCTTTGGCCTTCAGAGCTGAAACTATCCGAAATCCATAAGCCGCTTGAAACATATGCAGCAACATTGGAGGCTACTCTTCAAGATATGAGAGGTTCAAAGAGTGGAATGAAGACTACACGACGGCATTGAAGATAAGAGGGCAATTTCAGCAGTGCCGAGACTTGAGCCGGGATCAGTCTTTGGCCTTTAAATATCATTTTTGTATGAAGTTTCAGTAATTAGTAACTAGGATCCTGAATCTCTCATAAAGTCGAATGAACTTCGCAAATCCTGCGTGGCGTAGCTGCCAGATCAGCCTTGTCCAGGACATACCTCTCGCATCAATAGCGCCATAGATCGCTGAGGTAGGTTTTATCTTTCCCACTACCGTCTACACAACAATGCCAACGGGTTTCGCTCTTTCGAGGGCAGCTAGATGGGGGTTGTGCAAGAGTGTCTCCATGACCATTGCTTTACGGGTGGAGTCTAGAAGCGTCAAAGTCCACAACGCGCAATCACCGGCTCGGGCATGATTTCGGAAGGCAGCAAAATAAATGAAGGCAGCTGAATGTGCCCACCCGCTGGTTTCCTCGCGCTTTTCCTCGTGTAGCTTATATTGCGGTCGATCATGCGGTAGATCCGTTACATCCAGTAGTGTATCCGTCATGAGAAGAGCTAGGACAGATGGGATTTGGCAGGCCAGGGCTTGGCGCCACCTTCGGTCTTAGCCTTCCTGAAGAATTAACACCGGCCGTATCACAATCAAAGCGATTCTTGCGGTCAATACCTTGGCAGACAAACTCCGAATTACATCGGACCAGTGTTGGGGGCATAGGGGAAGCAAGAGCCGCCAATTAGCTCTCAACACTATCAGCCTAAGGGTGTTACACGAAGGGAACTGGTCAGGCCATCTCACCACTGGTATAGATGGCTATAACATGCTGTAGATATTGCTTGGGTACTTCGAATAGCCCGTGCCTGATGAGCGCAGTGTTGACGCTGACTGTCGCGtggccatcgccatcgagaATACCCGGAGAAGAGCAGCCCACCGAGGTTCATTTTGGTGATTACTGGAGTTAGTGTAAATACAGGCCCTTTTGCCTTTCTTCCTCGAATGTACCATCGGGATTGATTCTCGTTTCTGACTGCACCGCGTATCAGACTTAGCCCTTGTTATGCTGAGTTATGGCCTCCGAGCTCGCTAGTCGATTGTAAGGGATGCCGCCCCCCTCAACTTGGCTCCATCTATCTTGGAATACAGGTATTTTGTAGAACTGAATCGTCTTCCCCGGCATCAAGCATGTAAAGGACAACAAGGTTGAACCCTGTATCCGTTCACATAAATTGGTCACCCGAAGCACCCATCAACGaacactgcactgcactgcactgtcAGTTCAGTCGAGTTGCATCTCAATTTCGATGATATTGGGACCCCAGGACGTGTTTGGCATGTCTATCAACACTCCTCCTGCTCGGACGGAGGGGATTAGCAGGGAGAAAGCTCGATACATGGTTTCCCCGGGTAGCTTTAACACTCAAAACACATCAATCCACCAAGCAAAGATTACGACTGAACGTAGAATTACCACCTGAATCCTGTTGCAACGAGAGGCATTACCATTCAAAGGATTGTCATAAACAGACAGAAATGGCGACGGTTGGGTGCCAAATACGATTGAGCTATACTGAAACTTGGGTACACACCAGGAGAAAGAATAGCCTTACAATAATTAGTGACATGCGCAGAGTGACTAGCGAGTCATCACGGATTTACACGCAGACATGTCTTGCTTAAAGAAACATTTTCCCCAGTATCGATGGAACGTCCCCAATGCGGATACGCCTGACAAACAACACGACACATGGTGCCCGACTGCACGAACTAGATGAGCATATACCAATTTTTGGTAGGCAAACCTCGATACCAAAGGCTTTTTCTGTAGCTTGGTATGATAAGTATATTTGACCAAGGTGACTTAGAAGGTTGGCTtgttcaagctcttctgaGGCAGTACGCCCATAGTACAATATTCACAGCTAAAAGTGTCAACATGCCGGGACAGATCTAGCCGCTTCCTTTTAATGTCGACCAGCACAACGAAAGCTGCATTGAGCTAGGCTTCTATATCTAGCCGCTAAGCATATGTAAAGAACGAAATGGTAAAAGGATTGGATGAGGGTAGCTAAGCATGTTGATGAGTCGCCGGCGTCCATAGAAGCTCGCGTGTAGAGAAGTTGAATGGACAATGTTTGCGTATGATTTAGATGTATTTCCGGACCGTAAACACAATGTTGTCCTCACAGCACGCACCTCTGAGATGTTGCTTGTCCAGCCCCTGAATCTAAACTTTAAGTTCTGTCAAGTCCTCTTCGCACCTTGCGTTACTGACATAGCAGTTACATTTGCGAAGCTGTACCATTCATTTGGCCATCTTGCCGATTATTTTGGTTTTCTTTGTGGCTTGTTTACATATGTTGGTAATTCTTCAGTGAACTTCAAACGTGAGCCTCGTTCTACAGGTCTCACTATTGCGATCCCCTCTGTAGTACCGCCCTCGAAACCTGCCCCATTTACAATAGCTGCAATCCCAGACCAACAGGTCGTAGAAAAATATTGGCATGTAGTAGAATAGCGATAaaaggcgaagaagctgtCTCCGTAGCAGTAATCGAACGATTGCTTTGAGAGCTCTAGCTACAATGATTACCCCCCGCTGATGTCTGCGACTGGTTAAAAGTATTGGTAACTCTCTAGGCCCCTAGGTACCTTCGGAAGCCTCCAAGGGCTCTCGCACTCAAGTTTACTTACTGGGCCACGGACGAATCATGTATGATGATGACCTGAATAAGCGACATGCACGGCCGCTGACTAGCATACATTGAATCGACATCCTTACTCTTCATGGTAAGGATAACAAAGCAATTTGATAGCTCGTCTGATTGAGGTTTGTCGAACCAACATGTCGTGAGAGCCAACATCCACATTGCTGTAACTTGTCAGTCGAGCTTTAGCGTGAGGCATCGAACTCCATTCCGGGGAGCATATCCGATCCAGTCTAAACATGGACTGGGGGTGCGAAGTTCCGCGCATGAGATGATGGGTATGCTGTGCGAAACATCCTGCTCCTGGTCAAGCTGATCGTCCTTAGAGTACTATTTTTCTGACATCTCCGACTGCTGACGCTATCAGTTGTGACTCTTCAGTCAATATCTCGAACCAAATCAGTCTGCCGACTGTCATTCCGCCACAGGAGCCCTCTTTACTAAATAATTTCCACTGTCTTTCTCACCTTGATTGTTTGGGACACCACGCCTTAGTACATTGTCAAGACTCTTGATCGGTACACATACGCATACATGTTTCAGCTGCCCTTTAACTATCCtttcctgcttcttctctctcatcagGTGCTGCAATAACCCTCACATGGCCCCGGTATATCGACTTCAAGTCCGCTGGCATAGCAGATCTCGCTACATGGTGTCATGATACCGCGCCATTTCTACTTGGTTTATAGTGTTTGGCATTGGTACCATGTAGTGTCTTTTCCTATTATGTGAGCCTTGGATTTCTTAGTCCTGTGAGACAAATGTTCACAGAACTGGGCCCTTTACTACAGACAGAACTCATCGAGGACGGTAGTGGAGAAGCGCTTTTGTGAGGCCTGAGTCACGCAACCGTGACCGCCTAGCCAAGTTTCTTTAACGTAGATAGGATAGCTCAAGTCTTGTCCTTTCCGGCTTTGCAGCAATTGGCTTCATCCTCCCTTGGCATCACTTAGATACCGATCAACATCCCGTCTCAGCCTGCTTTCCTGGCCAATCTGATACGTCCACCCCTGTCCTCCACTGGAGCTGCCTGTTGATCCTGGTGACTGAACTGGCTTTGCCACCCTAGTCTGTCCAGTCAGGCTTCTAAATGTTAATGTCCATACTCGGTGCACACGGATAGGGTATGTTTTGTAGCAGTCCAAAGCTAGCTTATGGATGTCAACAGGATTGATTGCCATCTCTCTAAACTGTTGGTGTAAGAACGCAGCAACGGTTTCCTCTGCCACCACATTACTTCAATCATGCCATACGTGAACCTGGAGTGACCATAAAGATTGACTTGTccgcttcaacttcttctcaatTGAATAAGCAATAACGGTGGCCGAATTTCGCTCGCTCTTCGTCTGTTCTAGAACTAGGAACGTGTGCTTTACCCCCACGGTATCTTCCAATTACGCCCAGGCGTTTCGTCTTCACTGAAATGCGGGTGGTATGACACCTGGCAGACGTGCGAGTGTGCCCCGCGAGGAAGCTGGTACCCTTTTCCACAGACCTGCCATCAGATGTCCTAAAATTTCTTGAATTGTCATATATATCAATCATTTGATCAGTCAATCTATTGCCTAATTTATGATGGGAAAGCAATACATATCAAAGTGATTCTGCTTGTATCGTCAGCGATCTCAGTGGCCAATTCAAATGCACTGTATGCCTGTGGCGGGTTTTGTTGTTGAGCAGGCTGTGACCAACTCAACCAACAGTTGTTCGCATATGCACGCATCTATGATGTGGCAGGAGGCCCACCAAATGACCATATCTGGCTATCCAGCTTGCCCAAAGGTCAAGTTCTCGACTGACCAGGCTGCCATTGTTTTCCACGCTTATGATATTTAATTTATCCCCCTCCGATTCCTACATACTCAAGACTAATTCAACGTCCCGTCATTCTCATGCAGACTTTATCCTAGACCATAATGCCGTCGCATAACGAAAAGCGAGTTCAGGGAGTCGAAAACCTGTCGCCTCACCAGGACGCGTCAGACGCCATCAACCAATTGGTGACCTTGCTTCACCAGTACTGCTCCGAGGGCGGGTTCGATACCTTGAAGGGGGTCATCGGAGAGAACGAAGGACTCAGGCGAGAAAAGGCGAAGCTCCGAACCGCATACGATACGAATATTGAAGCGCTATCTCGTCATCAAACCGAGTTTGAAAGACAGAAGGTTGATTTTGAGAAGCAACTTAGCTCTCAAAGGGCACAGAACGAGGCAATACTCAAAGAAAAACAAGCAGTCGACGAAGGCGTCAAGAAACGGCAAGCTGAATTGACGACACTGCAAGAAAAGCTCGAGTTGCAATCTTCGTCTGCCAAACAGTTAatgaaggagatcaagaaaaAAGAGTCCACGATCAATGTCCTCGAAGCTACTAACGCTTCGCAGAAAGAAACTTTGTTGAAAGCAGAGAAGGAGTTGGCAACGTGCCGAAGTGAACAGGAGTCTATGCAGGAGCGAGTGGATGGTCTAACTACGAACTTAGGCGAAGCGCGCGGAAGATTGACAACCTTTCATTCCTTTGTGGTCAAACTTGACAACCTTGAAGCCAGAAGAGCTGAAGTGTATGTTAAAGCCAGATTGCTACTACGATCAATTTCTAATATGCTTGAGCAGTGGAGATGCTTTGGATAGTATATTGAAGAACGCGCTCAGCTTCGTGGAATCTTCCATTGGCATTACTCTAGACGATATATGCCTGGCCGATGTATCAGTATGGGCAAGGCTTCGAAATCACACTTCCATCCAACGCACAATCCCTCTACCCGCTTCTAACTCTCCAGCCGCTAAGCAAATGAGGGTCGCAGCCGGTCTCAGAATCTACAGCATGGCTCTCGCCGACCATGTATTCAAATCAACGTATCTCATTCGAAACAGTGATTTCGAAGATGTTCTACGGGACTTAGAGACAGAGGATCCAGTGCATGAAGCTTTCACGCGTGCGGTTCTGCTGAAGATTCAGCCAGCAAGGCAAGCCCGAAATAGAGAAGCTCGTGCCAAGATGGTTGCTGATCAAGTTTCTGACGCCATTGCCGACTTGGTCCCTTCTTCACAGAAGGAAACTTTGAAAGCACGCCTATACCAGATCTCGTTGGAGGCATGCAAGGCCTGGCTAGTTATTCAGCAACTACTGGAGCCAGTCCGCCCAGTCTTCTCTTTTCATATGCCTGAGGAATGGGTGCCATTACCATTGCCGGTACCTCAACGCAACAGCAAGGCTGGGCCATCCAGTACCGCTCGGGAACCTTTGGCTTCGCGGGTAGAAAACCAGGGTCAACAGACACAACGGTC
This region includes:
- a CDS encoding hypothetical protein (EggNog:ENOG41~MEROPS:MER0156574), with translation MDASKADIRIDFKQGGGSSSCVGTDALSENNQEKRTMNLDINLRHSEEFIRRKVLHEFGRVLGCEHEHQSPLEDFEWNKDLIYEELSKPPNSWSRAPTDHNVIKRLESSEVSTSSFDADSIMLYEYPARWFKNTVSGGTKSNTRLPERDKKWIANTYLPWSSDIGQFSTLHLDYKTDICVKATAEDVSVDHFTVGITPGTGSNVYSAACSWLEAWFSGLSLGKDSP
- a CDS encoding hypothetical protein (EggNog:ENOG41), which gives rise to MPSHNEKRVQGVENLSPHQDASDAINQLVTLLHQYCSEGGFDTLKGVIGENEGLRREKAKLRTAYDTNIEALSRHQTEFERQKVDFEKQLSSQRAQNEAILKEKQAVDEGVKKRQAELTTLQEKLELQSSSAKQLMKEIKKKESTINVLEATNASQKETLLKAEKELATCRSEQESMQERVDGLTTNLGEARGRLTTFHSFVVKLDNLEARRAEVGDALDSILKNALSFVESSIGITLDDICLADVSVWARLRNHTSIQRTIPLPASNSPAAKQMRVAAGLRIYSMALADHVFKSTYLIRNSDFEDVLRDLETEDPVHEAFTRAVLLKIQPARQARNREARAKMVADQVSDAIADLVPSSQKETLKARLYQISLEACKAWLVIQQLLEPVRPVFSFHMPEEWVPLPLPVPQRNSKAGPSSTAREPLASRVENQGQQTQRSSAESQPIELDDIMQVVWPAFHVPSSQLEDDVGDQVPELVQRGHVITRSQCREAETEMSRRNARKNARQNGGSSPTQRKRRDSAVFLSKTFPGGIGTERGN